From Humibacter ginsenosidimutans, a single genomic window includes:
- a CDS encoding bifunctional riboflavin kinase/FAD synthetase, protein MRVFRSIADIPDGFGPSAVTVGKFDGVHLGHRAVIARLMSVAKADRLSAVVVTFDRNPMSVVAPDRCPADLVSLEQKLELLEQTGIDAVLVLTFDLELSKVPAEQFVEQFLVSKLHTKALLVGSDFRYGAKAAGDVALLRELGERDGFDVRLIDDVRPDGHDRVSSTWIRSLLGEGDVAYAGMLLGHPPTVRGMVVHGAQRGRQLGFPTANLSPQCEGLIPADGVYAGWLIDGGVRHPAAISVGDNPTFEGVPQRQVEAYVIGEDIDLYDHVVDVEFAQRIRGMVAFSGIDPLIAQMKADVDLASEILAD, encoded by the coding sequence ATGAGAGTCTTCCGCTCGATCGCCGACATCCCCGACGGGTTCGGCCCGAGCGCCGTGACGGTCGGCAAGTTCGACGGTGTCCACCTGGGTCATCGCGCGGTCATCGCGCGACTGATGTCCGTGGCGAAAGCCGACCGGCTGTCGGCGGTGGTCGTCACGTTCGACCGCAATCCGATGTCGGTCGTCGCCCCCGACCGGTGTCCCGCCGACCTCGTGAGCCTCGAGCAGAAGCTCGAGCTCCTGGAGCAGACCGGCATCGACGCGGTGCTCGTGCTCACGTTCGACCTCGAGCTGTCGAAGGTGCCGGCCGAGCAGTTCGTCGAGCAGTTCCTGGTCTCGAAACTGCACACCAAGGCTCTGCTGGTCGGCAGCGACTTCCGTTACGGAGCCAAGGCGGCGGGCGATGTGGCGCTGCTGCGCGAGTTGGGGGAGCGCGACGGCTTCGACGTGCGACTCATCGACGACGTGCGTCCCGACGGACATGACCGCGTCTCGTCGACCTGGATCAGGTCGCTGCTGGGTGAGGGCGACGTGGCGTATGCGGGCATGCTGCTCGGGCATCCGCCGACCGTGCGCGGCATGGTCGTGCACGGTGCACAGCGCGGCAGACAGCTCGGGTTCCCGACCGCGAACCTGTCGCCGCAGTGCGAAGGACTGATCCCGGCCGACGGCGTGTACGCGGGATGGCTGATCGATGGCGGGGTGCGGCATCCCGCCGCCATCTCGGTCGGTGACAACCCGACCTTCGAGGGTGTGCCGCAGCGGCAGGTCGAGGCCTACGTGATCGGCGAGGACATCGACCTCTACGACCACGTGGTCGACGTGGAGTTCGCGCAGCGCATCAGGGGAATGGTCGCGTTCTCGGGCATCGACCCGCTCATCGCGCAGATGAAGGCCGATGTCGATCTCGCCTCCGAGATCCTCGCCGACTAG
- the truB gene encoding tRNA pseudouridine(55) synthase TruB — translation MSAPNGILVVDKPAGWTSHDVVARVRRLAGTRKVGHAGTLDPMATGVLVLGLGPSTRLLTYIVGADKEYLATVRLGASTTTDDAEGENLGWAPAERVRAITSQRLGDAVAHLTGEIDQVPSSVSAIKVDGKRAYAKVRAGEAVELKPRRVTVSEFEVLETREASVDGAVALDVDIRVVCSSGTYVRALARDLGVALLTGGHLTALRRTRVGPFDVVDAPPLADLEPEPALIPPATAAAAIFPVLSLTDEQAVDLGHGKKIETAHEDAPTVAAIAPDGRLVGLAAVRGGRTRTIVNFPVEALGTGQAGDREEETR, via the coding sequence GTGAGCGCACCGAACGGCATCCTCGTCGTCGACAAGCCGGCGGGGTGGACGAGCCACGACGTCGTCGCCCGTGTTCGCCGGCTCGCAGGCACGCGCAAGGTCGGGCATGCGGGAACGCTCGACCCCATGGCGACCGGTGTGCTCGTGCTCGGCCTCGGCCCGTCGACGAGGCTGCTCACCTACATCGTGGGCGCCGACAAGGAGTACCTGGCGACGGTGCGGCTCGGTGCCTCCACCACGACGGACGACGCGGAGGGGGAGAACCTCGGATGGGCTCCTGCCGAGCGCGTGCGTGCCATCACGTCGCAGCGGCTCGGAGATGCCGTCGCCCACCTCACGGGCGAGATCGATCAGGTGCCCTCCAGCGTCTCCGCCATCAAGGTGGACGGCAAACGCGCCTACGCGAAGGTGCGGGCGGGCGAGGCTGTCGAGCTGAAGCCGCGGCGCGTGACCGTGTCGGAGTTCGAGGTGCTCGAGACGCGCGAGGCATCCGTCGACGGCGCCGTCGCGCTCGACGTCGACATCCGGGTGGTGTGCTCGTCCGGCACCTATGTGCGTGCGCTCGCCCGTGACCTCGGGGTGGCCCTGCTCACCGGCGGTCACCTCACGGCGCTGCGGCGCACCCGGGTCGGCCCCTTCGACGTCGTGGATGCCCCGCCCCTGGCCGATCTCGAGCCGGAGCCGGCGCTCATCCCGCCTGCGACCGCCGCTGCTGCGATCTTCCCGGTGCTCTCTCTCACGGACGAGCAGGCCGTCGATCTCGGACACGGCAAGAAGATCGAGACGGCGCACGAGGATGCCCCGACCGTCGCCGCCATCGCCCCGGACGGCAGACTCGTGGGGCTGGCCGCCGTGCGCGGCGGGAGAACGCGCACCATTGTGAACTTTCCGGTCGAGGCGCTCGGCACGGGCCAGGCGGGGGATCGCGAAGAGGAGACACGTTGA
- a CDS encoding TetR/AcrR family transcriptional regulator: protein MSSESVTESDGGVAPTGDAPTKQERVAASVRREQILAAASRVFGERGYIGATTDQVAKAAGISQPYVVRMFGSKENLFVEVLDRALTKLVEAFRGALADVGDDRGDRELVMSRLGAEYADLISDRGILLSLMQGFIAGHDDVISAKAKAGFLAIYKLLRDEAGLDPDEIVDFLAHGMLFNTLIAMHMVDDFHSGDPCVSELLTHTFRTKLDVVVNTVTGISASEAHAAAEAPHTRATA, encoded by the coding sequence ATGAGCAGCGAATCCGTGACCGAGTCCGACGGCGGCGTCGCTCCGACCGGCGACGCGCCCACGAAACAGGAACGGGTCGCGGCGTCCGTGCGGCGCGAACAGATCCTCGCCGCCGCATCGCGCGTCTTCGGCGAACGCGGCTACATCGGGGCCACGACCGACCAGGTCGCCAAGGCCGCGGGAATCAGCCAGCCGTACGTCGTGCGCATGTTCGGCAGCAAGGAGAACCTCTTCGTCGAGGTGCTCGACCGCGCCCTCACGAAACTGGTCGAGGCGTTCCGAGGGGCCCTCGCCGACGTGGGCGACGACAGGGGCGACCGCGAGCTCGTGATGAGCAGGCTGGGGGCCGAGTACGCCGACCTCATCAGCGATCGGGGCATCCTGCTCTCGCTCATGCAGGGTTTCATCGCGGGACACGACGACGTGATCAGCGCGAAGGCGAAGGCCGGGTTCCTCGCCATCTACAAGCTGTTGCGCGACGAAGCCGGCCTCGACCCCGACGAGATCGTGGACTTCCTCGCGCACGGCATGCTCTTCAACACGTTGATCGCCATGCACATGGTCGACGACTTCCACTCCGGCGATCCGTGCGTGAGCGAGTTGCTCACGCACACCTTCCGCACCAAGCTTGACGTCGTGGTGAACACGGTGACCGGCATCTCCGCCTCAGAGGCACACGCGGCGGCCGAGGCCCCGCACACGCGGGCCACCGCGTGA
- a CDS encoding maleylpyruvate isomerase family mycothiol-dependent enzyme: MLDELEPGEWGAPSLCSRWSVRDVVGHLVWRVGGSYGEMLRSVLPLPTLTRSTFAALTDAVSRQEGEASSPEELTRRLRRIADLRRAGVGRTGLGDLVETVVHTYDIVQPLGVRIDVEPEATRRIAVRGMLLASPERLAAAGQRTLWAADAGWAIGRGPVIEGTAQGIVLYLYGRSPLVAGSR, encoded by the coding sequence GTGCTCGACGAGCTCGAGCCCGGAGAATGGGGCGCGCCGAGCCTGTGCTCGCGCTGGAGCGTGCGCGATGTGGTCGGCCACCTCGTCTGGCGCGTCGGCGGTTCGTACGGCGAGATGCTGCGCAGTGTGCTGCCGCTGCCCACGCTGACCCGGTCGACCTTCGCCGCGTTGACGGATGCCGTGAGCCGGCAGGAGGGCGAGGCATCCAGCCCTGAAGAGCTGACGCGCAGGCTGCGTCGCATCGCCGACCTGCGACGAGCGGGCGTCGGCCGCACCGGACTGGGCGACCTCGTGGAGACCGTGGTGCACACGTACGACATCGTGCAGCCGCTCGGCGTCCGCATCGACGTCGAGCCGGAGGCGACCAGGCGCATCGCCGTGCGCGGCATGCTGCTGGCCTCCCCCGAGCGACTGGCCGCAGCCGGACAACGCACCCTGTGGGCGGCGGACGCCGGCTGGGCGATCGGACGAGGCCCCGTCATCGAGGGCACGGCGCAGGGCATCGTGCTGTATCTCTACGGACGTTCGCCGCTGGTCGCCGGATCCCGCTGA
- a CDS encoding formylglycine-generating enzyme family protein produces MTRLPGGTFLMGSEKFYADERPAHDREVAPFWIDPYEVTNEDYAAFVDDTGYVTVAERELDPAKFPGAAQADLVPGSMVFTPTSGPVDLRDWRNWWRWQPGAYWRKPFGPDSSLEGRMRHPVVHVAFEDVIAYTRWAGVRLPTEAEYEYAARGGLVGKDFAWGDEPYPGGVAQANSWLGHFPYDNQGVGGTAEVGSYPVNGFGLFDMTGNVWEWTTDFYTPRHLKLSDKPVDAGKRANLLAAASAQEGFPDIPRRVLKGGSHLCSPEYCLRFRPAARSPQAEDTGMSHIGFRCARDD; encoded by the coding sequence ATGACGCGGTTGCCGGGTGGCACGTTCCTCATGGGTTCGGAGAAGTTCTATGCCGACGAGCGGCCCGCCCACGACCGCGAAGTGGCCCCGTTCTGGATAGACCCCTACGAGGTCACCAACGAGGACTACGCGGCTTTCGTCGACGACACCGGCTACGTCACCGTCGCGGAGCGCGAGCTCGATCCGGCGAAGTTCCCCGGCGCCGCCCAGGCGGATCTCGTTCCCGGCTCCATGGTCTTCACGCCCACCTCCGGCCCCGTCGACCTGCGCGACTGGCGCAACTGGTGGCGGTGGCAGCCAGGAGCCTACTGGCGCAAGCCGTTCGGCCCCGACTCGTCGTTGGAGGGACGGATGCGGCATCCGGTCGTCCACGTCGCGTTCGAAGACGTCATCGCCTACACGAGGTGGGCCGGTGTGCGGCTGCCCACCGAGGCCGAGTACGAGTACGCGGCCAGAGGAGGACTGGTGGGCAAGGACTTCGCCTGGGGCGACGAGCCCTACCCCGGTGGCGTTGCCCAGGCCAACTCCTGGCTCGGGCACTTCCCCTACGACAATCAGGGCGTGGGCGGCACAGCAGAGGTGGGGTCGTATCCGGTCAACGGGTTCGGGCTCTTCGACATGACGGGCAATGTGTGGGAGTGGACGACCGACTTCTACACCCCTCGCCACCTCAAGCTCTCTGACAAGCCGGTGGATGCGGGCAAGCGCGCGAACCTGCTCGCCGCGGCCAGCGCGCAGGAGGGGTTCCCGGACATCCCGCGTCGTGTTCTCAAGGGCGGCTCGCACCTGTGCTCGCCGGAATACTGCCTGCGGTTCCGTCCGGCGGCGCGCTCCCCGCAGGCGGAGGACACCGGGATGTCGCACATCGGCTTCCGCTGCGCGCGCGACGACTGA
- the arr gene encoding NAD(+)--rifampin ADP-ribosyltransferase — MTEALDEGPFFHGTAAVFTPGGLITAGHRSNYRPEVVMNHVYFTALRDGAGLAAELAVELLGGGEPRVYEVEPTGAFENDPNVTDRKFPGNPTRSFRSTEPLRVVREVTDWTRLTPEAMQTWRDQLISKAPHERGEILN, encoded by the coding sequence ATGACTGAAGCGCTCGACGAAGGCCCCTTCTTCCACGGAACGGCCGCCGTGTTCACGCCGGGTGGACTGATCACCGCCGGTCATCGGTCCAACTACCGGCCGGAGGTGGTCATGAACCACGTGTACTTCACGGCGCTGCGCGACGGGGCGGGGCTGGCCGCCGAACTCGCCGTCGAGCTGCTCGGCGGCGGCGAGCCGCGCGTCTACGAGGTCGAGCCGACGGGCGCGTTCGAGAACGACCCGAACGTGACGGACAGGAAGTTCCCCGGCAATCCGACCCGGTCGTTCCGCAGCACGGAGCCGCTGAGAGTGGTGCGAGAGGTCACCGACTGGACCCGGCTCACGCCGGAGGCCATGCAGACCTGGCGCGATCAGCTGATCTCGAAGGCGCCGCACGAGCGGGGCGAGATCCTCAACTAG
- a CDS encoding arylsulfatase, with protein MNAPTRAVDRGSVMPNGKPNILVIWGDDIGITNLSCYSDGLMGYRTPNIDRIAHEGMRFTDSYGEQSCTAGRSSFITGQSVFRTGLSKVGVPGADIGLSADDPTIAELLKPLGYATGQFGKNHLGDKNEFLPTVHGFDEFYGNLYHLNAEEEPEWPNWPSKQDFPEFNAMARPRGVIHSWATDEDDPTVDGRYGPRGKQRIEDTGALTTKRMETIDEDFAAAAQDFIGRAVDAETPFFVWMNTTHMHFRTHTKPESVGQAGRWQSNYHDTMIDHDKVVGSLLDQLDELGIADDTIVIYSTDNGPHMNTWPDGGMTPFRSEKDTNWEGAFRVPEMIRWPGHIEAGSISNEIVQHHDWLPTFLAAAGDTTTVEELKSTKTIGDKSYKVHIDGYNLLPYLTGEVEESPRKGMVYFSDDGDVLALRFDNWKVVFMEQRAKGTMQIWMEPFIPLRVPKLFNLRTDPFERADQTSNTYFEWLFENDFLILAATTVVSRFLATFAEFPPRQKAATFSIDQAVEKLQSFLAGKD; from the coding sequence GTGAATGCGCCGACGCGTGCGGTCGACAGGGGGTCTGTGATGCCGAACGGCAAGCCGAACATTCTGGTCATCTGGGGTGACGACATCGGGATCACCAACCTCAGCTGTTACAGCGACGGTCTGATGGGATATCGAACGCCGAACATCGACCGCATCGCCCACGAGGGCATGCGATTCACCGACTCGTACGGCGAGCAGAGCTGCACGGCCGGTCGATCGTCATTCATCACGGGGCAGAGCGTGTTCCGCACGGGCCTGAGCAAGGTCGGAGTGCCTGGGGCCGACATCGGCCTCAGCGCAGACGACCCCACCATCGCCGAGCTCCTGAAACCGCTCGGGTACGCGACGGGACAGTTCGGCAAGAACCACCTGGGCGACAAGAACGAGTTCCTGCCCACCGTGCACGGATTCGACGAGTTCTACGGCAACCTCTACCACCTCAACGCGGAGGAAGAGCCCGAGTGGCCGAACTGGCCGTCGAAGCAGGACTTTCCGGAGTTCAACGCGATGGCCAGACCGCGGGGCGTCATCCACTCCTGGGCGACCGACGAAGACGACCCCACAGTCGACGGTCGATACGGGCCACGGGGAAAGCAGCGCATCGAAGACACGGGCGCACTGACGACGAAGCGCATGGAGACGATCGACGAGGACTTCGCCGCCGCCGCTCAGGACTTCATCGGTCGGGCCGTCGATGCCGAGACGCCGTTCTTCGTGTGGATGAACACCACGCACATGCACTTCCGCACCCACACCAAGCCGGAGAGCGTCGGGCAGGCGGGACGCTGGCAGTCGAACTACCACGACACGATGATCGACCACGACAAGGTCGTCGGCTCGCTGCTCGACCAGCTCGACGAGCTGGGCATCGCCGACGACACGATCGTGATCTACTCGACCGACAACGGCCCGCACATGAACACCTGGCCAGACGGAGGGATGACCCCGTTCCGCAGTGAGAAGGACACCAACTGGGAGGGCGCGTTCCGCGTGCCTGAGATGATCCGTTGGCCCGGCCACATCGAAGCGGGCAGCATCTCCAACGAGATCGTCCAGCACCACGACTGGCTGCCCACCTTCCTCGCTGCGGCGGGAGACACCACGACGGTCGAAGAGCTGAAGTCGACGAAGACCATCGGAGACAAGAGCTACAAGGTGCACATCGACGGGTACAACCTGTTGCCCTACCTCACGGGTGAGGTCGAGGAGAGCCCACGAAAGGGCATGGTCTACTTCTCCGACGACGGCGACGTGCTCGCGCTGCGCTTCGACAACTGGAAAGTCGTGTTCATGGAGCAGCGCGCGAAGGGCACCATGCAGATCTGGATGGAACCGTTCATCCCGCTCCGCGTCCCCAAGCTGTTCAACCTGAGGACAGACCCCTTCGAACGGGCGGATCAGACCTCGAACACCTACTTCGAGTGGTTGTTCGAGAACGACTTCCTGATACTCGCGGCGACCACGGTCGTGAGTCGCTTTCTGGCGACGTTCGCCGAGTTCCCGCCCCGGCAGAAGGCGGCGACCTTCAGCATCGATCAGGCCGTG